A window of the Miscanthus floridulus cultivar M001 chromosome 14, ASM1932011v1, whole genome shotgun sequence genome harbors these coding sequences:
- the LOC136503138 gene encoding uncharacterized mitochondrial protein AtMg00810-like, with translation MGSFKREMAARFRMSDLGALTYYLGIKVRQGREALTLGQSAYASKLLERSGMAECKPCVTTMEERLKLTKANTAAKVDATLYRSIVGGLRYLVHTRPDIAFAVVYVSRFMENPREDHWVQ, from the coding sequence atgggcagcttcaagcgtgagatggcagctcgttttcgaatgagcgatctcggggcACTCACCTACTACCTCGGTATCAAGGTGAGACAGGGGAGGGAggcactcacgctcggtcagagtgcgtacgcctccaagctgttggaacGGAGCGGCATGGCCGAGTGCAAACCATGTGTGACtacgatggaggagcggctgaagctgacgaaggccaataccgcggcgaaggtggatgcaacactctaccggagcattgtcggtggtctgcgctacctagtccacacaaggCCGGACATCGCGTTCGCCGTGgtctacgtcagtcgcttcatggagaatcccagagaggatcactgggtgcagtga
- the LOC136503833 gene encoding citrate-binding protein-like, whose translation MAASFFHRALNGGEATRTEPVLLVLSMVLALASSASAINGRNLTAGFIQVELAEGNFVVQSPYDVPENQRYSYDNVTGVRTFLVYASDKPFNTVTGTKPRTEVRLTCHDYSSGLWQFEGYGYVPAGTSGASVMQIHNEDGGAHATTLMLWVYNGTLRYYDRQVVEDGIYDRWFRLNVVHDVGASTVAVYVDGAPRLAANVRPSALHYFKFGVYMGHHDVSPLVESRWRNITVYTKPY comes from the exons ATGGCAGCCTCCTTCTTCCACCGCGCTCTCAACGGTGGCGAAGCAACGCGCACGGAGCCAGTACTATTAGTCCTCTCCATGGTCCTCGCCTTGGCGTCCTCCGCCTCGGCCATCAATGGCCGCAACCTCACTGCCGGGTTCATCCAGGTGGAGCTCGCGGAGGGCAACTTCGTGGTGCAGAGCCCCTACGATGTGCCGGAGAACCAGCGCTACAGCTACGACAATGTCACCGGCGTGCGCACCTTCTTGGTCTACGCCAGCGATAAGCCCTTCAACACTGTCACCGGCACCAAGCCCCGCACCGAAGTTCGCCTCACC TGCCACGACTACTCGTCGGGGCTGTGGCAGTTCGAGGGCTACGGCTACGTGCCGGCAGGGACCTCCGGCGCGTCGGTGATGCAGATCCACAACGAGGACGGCGGCGCGCACGCCACGACGCTGATGCTGTGGGTCTACAACGGCACGCTGCGGTACTACGACCGGCAGGTGGTGGAGGACGGCATCTATGACCGCTGGTTCCGCCTCAACGTAGTGCACGACGTCGGCGCGTCGACGGTCGCCGTGTACGTCGACGGCGCGCCCAGGCTGGCCGCCAACGTCAGGCCCAGCGCGTTGCACTACTTCAAGTTCGGGGTGTACATGGGGCATCACGACGTGTCGCCGCTCGTGGAGTCGCGCTGGAGGAACATCACCGTGTACACGAAACCCTATTAA